One part of the Natronorubrum sediminis genome encodes these proteins:
- a CDS encoding alpha/beta fold hydrolase: protein MTRTRDDTLEGVASRSVTTDRLETHYLESGGGTGSGGTASKHGGANSAPTVVFLHGNVSSSRFFEDILVSLPERYRAIAPDLRGYGDSETKSVDATNGLGDFGADLRALVSELDLETPFTLVGWSNGGGVAMRYAIDNPEAVDSLVLVNPLSPYGFGGTKGTDGTPCFDDFAGCGGGLGNDAFVGGLADRDRSEGGEASPRKILRTYYVAPSHTFDSEREESYLTGMLDTVTGEENYPGNATTSENWPGVAPGETGVNNAISPKYCSLEEITEIDPDEKPPVLWLRGDSDQIVSNESLFDVGTLGQMGQLPDWPGEDVFPPQPMVEQTRAVLEAYADAGGEFEEVVFGKTGHAPQIEVPGDFLNRLESVLSG, encoded by the coding sequence ATGACACGAACGCGAGACGATACCCTCGAGGGGGTTGCCTCACGCAGCGTCACTACCGACCGTCTCGAGACGCACTATCTCGAGTCGGGTGGGGGAACTGGATCCGGCGGAACAGCGAGCAAACACGGAGGAGCGAACAGCGCTCCGACAGTCGTCTTCCTCCACGGAAACGTCTCATCCTCTCGATTTTTCGAAGACATTCTGGTTTCGCTACCGGAACGGTATCGAGCGATCGCGCCGGATTTGCGAGGCTACGGCGATTCTGAGACGAAGTCGGTCGACGCCACCAACGGGTTAGGCGATTTCGGGGCCGACCTTCGAGCGTTGGTTTCGGAACTCGACCTCGAGACCCCGTTCACGCTCGTCGGCTGGTCCAACGGCGGCGGCGTCGCGATGCGATACGCGATCGACAATCCCGAGGCGGTGGACTCGCTCGTGCTCGTCAATCCCCTCTCGCCGTACGGGTTCGGTGGAACGAAAGGCACGGACGGAACGCCCTGTTTCGATGACTTCGCTGGCTGTGGTGGGGGACTCGGAAACGACGCCTTCGTCGGGGGGCTCGCAGATCGGGATCGAAGCGAAGGCGGCGAAGCCTCGCCCAGAAAGATTCTGCGGACGTACTACGTCGCTCCGAGTCACACGTTCGATTCCGAACGCGAGGAGTCGTACCTGACGGGCATGCTCGATACCGTCACCGGCGAGGAAAACTACCCCGGGAACGCGACGACGAGCGAGAACTGGCCCGGCGTCGCCCCAGGTGAAACCGGCGTGAACAACGCCATCTCGCCGAAGTACTGCTCGCTCGAGGAGATCACCGAAATCGACCCTGACGAGAAACCACCCGTGCTCTGGCTGCGCGGCGATTCGGACCAGATCGTCTCGAACGAGTCGCTGTTCGACGTGGGAACGCTCGGACAGATGGGCCAGTTGCCCGACTGGCCCGGCGAGGACGTGTTCCCACCCCAACCGATGGTCGAGCAGACGCGCGCCGTCCTCGAGGCGTACGCGGACGCCGGCGGCGAGTTCGAGGAGGTCGTTTTCGGGAAAACGGGCCACGCGCCACAGATCGAGGTTCCCGGCGACTTCCTGAATCGCCTCGAGTCGGTGCTTTCGGGGTGA
- a CDS encoding protein-tyrosine phosphatase family protein yields MTSANFGRIVEGEPLFGACRPGHLGGDLEQWREILRTRDVSGVVCLLSEREAGRWGCPAAYDDAFETAHVPIRDRHLPDLERLERAVDILGRQTAAGENVAIHCNAGLGRTGVVAAGWLVGDRGYAPEAALEAVETRPWPRAPREAIRDGNATEAELVDLLDRL; encoded by the coding sequence ATGACGAGCGCGAACTTCGGTCGGATCGTCGAGGGCGAACCGCTCTTTGGAGCCTGTCGACCCGGCCACCTCGGGGGCGACCTCGAGCAGTGGCGCGAGATTCTCCGGACTCGGGACGTCTCCGGCGTCGTCTGTTTGCTCTCCGAGCGCGAGGCGGGTCGGTGGGGGTGTCCGGCGGCGTACGACGATGCATTCGAAACCGCCCACGTTCCGATTCGAGACCGTCATCTCCCCGATCTCGAGCGCCTCGAGCGCGCCGTCGATATCCTCGGCCGGCAAACGGCTGCAGGTGAGAACGTCGCGATTCACTGCAACGCTGGCCTCGGCCGGACGGGGGTCGTCGCCGCCGGATGGCTGGTCGGTGATCGAGGATACGCACCCGAGGCCGCGCTCGAGGCCGTCGAGACCAGACCGTGGCCACGGGCACCCAGAGAGGCGATTCGGGACGGAAACGCGACCGAAGCCGAACTGGTCGACTTACTCGACCGGCTGTAA
- a CDS encoding isocitrate/isopropylmalate dehydrogenase family protein: protein MTHEIAVIPGDGIGQEVTPAAVEVLEALEIDFEFVEADAGDALKEETGEALPQETYDLAASADATLFGAAGETAADVILPLRDAVDSFVNIRPAKAYPGIDAVRPETDLVFLRENTEGVYAGHEDRLTEDVATLTRVVTESASAELGEFACEYVSESDDHDGFTIVHKANVMRETDGVFRDTIKSVADENSVETDEVLMDAFATRVCLDPAQFDVIACPNLAGDVLSDLAAGLVGGLGLLPSANVGSERGLFEPVHGTAPDIAGEGVANPAATIISAAMMLEFLGYDEDADAVHEAVEATLEEGPRTPDLGGDASTDDVTGAIIERL, encoded by the coding sequence ATGACTCACGAAATCGCCGTCATTCCGGGCGACGGAATCGGGCAGGAAGTCACGCCAGCCGCCGTCGAAGTACTCGAGGCACTCGAGATCGACTTCGAGTTCGTCGAGGCCGACGCGGGCGACGCGTTGAAAGAAGAGACCGGCGAAGCGCTGCCACAGGAGACCTACGACCTCGCGGCGTCGGCTGATGCGACACTATTTGGTGCGGCTGGCGAAACGGCTGCGGACGTCATCCTCCCGCTTCGGGATGCCGTGGACTCGTTCGTCAACATTCGCCCGGCGAAGGCGTATCCGGGGATCGACGCCGTCCGCCCCGAAACGGATCTCGTCTTCCTGCGTGAGAACACTGAGGGCGTCTACGCGGGTCACGAAGACCGACTCACCGAGGACGTCGCGACGCTGACGCGCGTCGTCACCGAGTCAGCCTCTGCGGAACTCGGCGAGTTCGCTTGCGAGTACGTGTCGGAGTCCGACGACCACGACGGCTTCACCATCGTTCACAAGGCGAACGTCATGCGAGAGACGGACGGCGTGTTCCGGGATACCATCAAATCCGTCGCCGACGAGAACAGCGTCGAGACCGACGAAGTGCTGATGGACGCCTTCGCGACGCGCGTCTGTCTCGACCCAGCACAGTTCGACGTGATCGCCTGTCCGAACCTCGCGGGCGACGTGCTCTCGGACCTCGCCGCCGGCCTCGTCGGTGGCCTCGGCTTGCTCCCCTCGGCGAACGTCGGCTCCGAGCGCGGCCTGTTCGAACCAGTCCACGGCACTGCACCCGACATCGCCGGCGAGGGCGTCGCGAACCCGGCCGCGACGATCATCTCGGCCGCGATGATGCTCGAGTTCCTGGGCTACGACGAGGACGCCGACGCGGTTCACGAAGCCGTCGAAGCGACGCTCGAGGAGGGGCCGCGGACGCCAGATCTCGGCGGCGACGCGTCGACCGACGACGTGACGGGCGCGATCATCGAGCGACTGTAG
- a CDS encoding DMT family transporter, translating into MSRNADITLFLSLAVLWGLSFPAISVGLESLPPLLFAAVRYDIAAVLLLTVAVFRVEDWWPSARNDLAAIVGGGIFLVAGNGLLFLGQQTVPSGVAAILQGLVPIVTALWAIPLLGERLSGVGAAGAAVGFLGVGLIVQPDPGNLLAGDTAARLLVVGQVCSVALGGVLIQRAGPTLPQLPLVGWSMLVGAVVLHVVSLGAGEFPSTDVLDAASLGALLYLGVFATAVAFVIYFSILETYGAFEAALIGYLVPIVATVAGVVLLGEEISALTIGGFALVAVGFVLLKRRAIAAAMGLASGHGYA; encoded by the coding sequence GTGTCTCGGAACGCTGATATCACGTTGTTCCTGTCGTTGGCCGTTCTCTGGGGACTCTCCTTCCCGGCGATTTCGGTCGGTCTCGAGTCGCTCCCGCCGCTGCTCTTCGCCGCCGTGCGCTACGATATCGCAGCGGTGTTGTTGCTCACCGTGGCCGTCTTTCGCGTCGAGGACTGGTGGCCGTCTGCGCGAAACGATCTGGCGGCAATCGTCGGCGGCGGAATCTTCCTCGTCGCGGGCAACGGACTCCTCTTTCTCGGCCAGCAGACCGTTCCGAGCGGCGTCGCCGCGATCCTACAGGGGCTCGTACCGATCGTCACCGCGCTGTGGGCGATCCCGTTGCTCGGTGAACGCCTCTCGGGAGTCGGCGCCGCCGGCGCTGCAGTCGGCTTTCTGGGCGTCGGATTGATCGTCCAGCCCGATCCCGGCAATCTGCTGGCGGGCGATACGGCCGCGCGGCTGCTCGTCGTCGGACAGGTCTGTAGCGTCGCACTCGGCGGCGTCCTGATCCAGCGCGCCGGCCCGACGCTGCCACAGCTCCCGCTGGTCGGCTGGTCGATGCTCGTCGGTGCCGTCGTCCTCCACGTCGTGAGTTTGGGCGCAGGCGAGTTCCCCAGCACTGACGTGCTCGATGCGGCGTCGCTCGGCGCACTACTCTACCTAGGCGTCTTCGCGACCGCCGTCGCATTCGTGATCTATTTCTCGATCCTCGAGACCTACGGCGCGTTCGAGGCGGCGCTGATCGGCTATCTGGTGCCTATCGTGGCGACGGTCGCCGGCGTTGTCTTGCTCGGCGAGGAGATCAGCGCGCTGACGATCGGCGGCTTCGCGCTGGTCGCCGTCGGCTTCGTCCTGCTCAAGCGGCGTGCGATCGCAGCGGCGATGGGACTCGCGAGCGGCCACGGATACGCTTGA
- the leuD gene encoding 3-isopropylmalate dehydratase small subunit, translating to MTGTDEVDIPEVEAVSGPGVPIRGNDIDTDQIIPARFMKVVTFDGLGEFAFFDVRFDDDDNQKDHPFNEERYQDSSVMVVNSNFGCGSSREHAPQALMRWGIDAIIGESFAEIFAGNCLALGIPTVTADSETIEELQAWVDANPDGEIDIDVEAEEVTYGEETIDVTVDDAQRKALVEGVWDTTALMKSNAGAVREKARELPYVTDDAIPEAE from the coding sequence ATGACTGGAACTGACGAGGTCGACATTCCGGAAGTCGAGGCCGTCTCCGGCCCGGGCGTCCCGATTCGGGGCAACGACATCGACACCGACCAGATCATCCCCGCGCGGTTCATGAAGGTCGTCACGTTCGACGGACTCGGCGAGTTCGCGTTCTTCGACGTCCGGTTCGACGACGACGACAACCAGAAAGACCACCCATTCAACGAAGAGCGGTATCAGGACTCCTCGGTGATGGTCGTGAACTCGAACTTCGGCTGTGGCTCCTCGAGAGAGCACGCTCCCCAGGCCCTGATGCGCTGGGGAATCGACGCAATCATCGGCGAGAGCTTCGCCGAGATTTTCGCGGGCAACTGTCTGGCACTCGGCATTCCGACCGTAACCGCAGACAGCGAAACGATCGAGGAACTTCAGGCGTGGGTCGATGCGAATCCCGACGGTGAGATCGATATCGACGTGGAGGCCGAGGAGGTCACCTATGGCGAAGAGACGATCGACGTCACCGTCGACGACGCCCAGCGCAAGGCCCTCGTCGAGGGCGTCTGGGATACAACGGCGCTGATGAAGTCCAACGCCGGTGCGGTCCGCGAGAAGGCACGGGAGTTGCCGTACGTCACCGACGACGCGATCCCGGAAGCCGAATAG
- the leuC gene encoding 3-isopropylmalate dehydratase large subunit yields MSDGTLYDKVWDHHKVTTLPTGQDQLFVGLHLIHEVTSPQAFGMLRERDLEVAYPELTHATVDHIIPTADQSRPYEEDAAEEMMSELEENVREAGIEFSDPNSGDQGIVHVVGPEQGLTQPGKTIVCGDSHTSTHGAFGALAFGIGTSQIRDVLATGTLAFEKQKVRKIQIDGELGDGVEAKDVILEIISRLGTEGGVGYVYEYAGEAIENLGMEGRMSICNMSIEGGARAGYVNPDETTYEWLEETDYFQENPEEFEELKPYWESIASDEDADYDDVVHIDADELEPVVTWGTTPGQGIGITDPIPAPEDLPADKEATAERAQEHMRVEPGETMAGYDIDVAFLGSCTNARLPDLRRAAEIVEGRQVDDDVRALVVPGSQRVQETAEKEGLKDTFEEAGFEWRNAGCSMCLGMNEDQLEGDEACASSSNRNFVGRQGSKDGRTVLMNPRMVAAAAINGEVSDVRDLKGVQTA; encoded by the coding sequence ATGAGCGACGGAACACTGTACGACAAGGTCTGGGATCACCACAAGGTAACGACGCTGCCGACCGGACAGGACCAGCTGTTCGTCGGCTTGCACCTCATCCACGAGGTTACGAGTCCGCAGGCGTTCGGGATGCTCCGCGAGCGCGACCTCGAGGTCGCCTACCCGGAACTCACCCACGCGACGGTCGACCACATTATTCCGACAGCCGATCAGTCTCGTCCCTACGAAGAGGACGCGGCCGAAGAGATGATGAGCGAACTCGAGGAGAACGTCCGCGAGGCCGGCATCGAGTTCTCGGACCCGAACAGCGGCGATCAGGGGATCGTCCACGTTGTCGGTCCGGAGCAGGGCCTAACCCAACCCGGCAAAACGATCGTCTGTGGCGACAGCCACACCTCGACGCACGGCGCGTTCGGCGCGCTCGCGTTCGGGATCGGGACCAGCCAGATTCGGGACGTGCTCGCGACGGGCACCCTCGCCTTCGAGAAGCAGAAGGTCCGCAAGATCCAGATCGACGGCGAACTCGGCGACGGCGTCGAGGCGAAGGACGTCATCCTCGAGATCATCAGCCGACTGGGCACCGAAGGCGGCGTCGGCTACGTCTACGAGTACGCCGGCGAGGCGATCGAGAACCTCGGGATGGAGGGACGGATGTCGATCTGTAACATGTCGATCGAAGGCGGTGCACGCGCGGGCTACGTCAACCCCGACGAGACCACCTACGAGTGGCTCGAAGAGACCGACTATTTCCAGGAGAACCCCGAGGAGTTCGAGGAACTCAAACCCTACTGGGAGTCGATCGCGAGCGACGAGGACGCCGACTACGACGACGTCGTCCACATCGACGCGGACGAACTCGAGCCGGTCGTCACCTGGGGGACGACACCCGGCCAGGGAATCGGTATCACGGACCCGATTCCAGCGCCCGAGGACTTGCCCGCGGACAAGGAGGCCACGGCCGAACGCGCACAGGAACACATGCGCGTCGAACCCGGCGAAACGATGGCGGGCTACGACATCGACGTCGCCTTCCTCGGTTCCTGTACGAACGCTCGCCTGCCCGACCTGCGCCGCGCAGCCGAAATCGTCGAGGGTCGCCAGGTCGACGACGACGTCCGCGCGCTGGTCGTCCCCGGCAGCCAGCGCGTCCAGGAGACCGCCGAGAAGGAGGGGCTGAAGGACACCTTCGAGGAGGCCGGCTTCGAGTGGCGAAACGCCGGCTGTTCGATGTGTCTGGGTATGAACGAAGACCAACTCGAGGGCGACGAGGCCTGTGCCTCCTCCTCGAATCGCAACTTCGTCGGCCGGCAGGGCAGCAAGGACGGACGCACCGTCTTGATGAACCCGCGAATGGTCGCCGCGGCGGCGATCAACGGGGAAGTCTCTGACGTGCGCGACTTGAAGGGGGTGCAGACGGCATGA
- the ilvC gene encoding ketol-acid reductoisomerase yields MTDEFTTDIYYDDDADVSTLDDETVAVLGYGSQGHAHALNLHESGIDVVVGLREDSSSRSAAEADGLEVVTPVEAASRASVVSMLVPDTVQPHVYEQIQDELESGDTLQFAHGFNIHYNQIQPDEDIDVTMIAPKSPGHLVRRNYENGEGTPGLLAVYQDATGNATERALAYAKGIGCARAGVVETTFREETETDLFGEQAVLCGGIAELIKVGYETLVDAGYSEEMAYFECMNEMKLIVDLMYEGGLGAMWDSVSDTAEYGGLTRGDAVIDDHARENMEEVLEQVQNGEFATEWIAENQANRPVYTQLNQAEKDHEIEEVGERLRDLFAWADEDTETDDEDESVRVQADD; encoded by the coding sequence ATGACTGACGAATTCACCACCGACATCTACTACGACGACGACGCAGACGTATCGACGCTCGACGACGAGACCGTGGCCGTGCTGGGATACGGCAGCCAGGGACACGCACACGCACTCAACCTTCACGAGAGCGGTATCGACGTGGTCGTCGGCCTGCGCGAGGACTCCTCTTCGCGCTCGGCCGCTGAAGCGGACGGCCTCGAGGTCGTGACGCCGGTCGAGGCGGCTTCGCGAGCGAGCGTGGTTTCGATGCTCGTTCCTGACACGGTCCAGCCTCACGTCTACGAACAGATTCAGGACGAACTCGAGTCCGGCGACACGCTCCAGTTCGCACACGGGTTCAACATCCACTACAACCAGATTCAGCCCGACGAAGACATCGACGTGACGATGATCGCGCCGAAGTCGCCGGGCCACCTCGTCCGCCGGAACTACGAGAACGGCGAGGGGACGCCGGGACTGCTCGCGGTCTATCAGGACGCGACCGGAAACGCGACGGAACGGGCACTGGCCTACGCGAAAGGAATTGGCTGTGCCCGTGCGGGCGTCGTCGAAACGACGTTCCGCGAGGAAACTGAGACGGACCTCTTCGGCGAGCAGGCCGTTCTCTGTGGCGGCATCGCCGAACTGATCAAGGTCGGCTACGAGACGCTGGTCGACGCCGGCTACAGCGAGGAGATGGCCTACTTCGAGTGCATGAACGAGATGAAGCTCATCGTCGACCTGATGTACGAAGGCGGCCTCGGCGCGATGTGGGATTCGGTCTCCGACACCGCGGAGTACGGTGGGCTCACCCGCGGCGATGCCGTCATCGACGATCACGCTCGAGAGAACATGGAAGAAGTCCTCGAGCAGGTCCAAAACGGTGAGTTCGCTACCGAGTGGATTGCCGAGAACCAGGCGAACCGACCGGTCTACACGCAACTCAACCAGGCCGAGAAGGACCACGAGATCGAAGAAGTCGGCGAGCGACTGCGCGATCTGTTCGCGTGGGCCGATGAAGACACTGAAACGGACGACGAAGACGAGTCCGTTCGCGTGCAGGCGGACGACTAG
- the ilvN gene encoding acetolactate synthase small subunit, producing the protein MKRGLDGPTPEERPTPAGRRNKQGIRIDPEVEAKREPRRTVISALVEHEPGVLSDVSGLFSRRQFNIESLTVGPTEDEDENRARITVVVEEPDPGIDQIKKQLRKLVPVIAVRELEPDAMRRELALIKVNAERPDQVAAVADMYGAKTVDSSPESATFEVTGARQKIDAAIETFTQFGIREISRTGMTALARGTDDTAAASSTVLTADEANQQPNTQPQTDD; encoded by the coding sequence ATGAAACGGGGTCTCGACGGCCCGACCCCGGAGGAACGACCGACACCGGCCGGCCGGCGGAACAAACAGGGCATTCGTATCGACCCCGAAGTCGAGGCCAAACGCGAGCCCCGACGCACCGTCATCTCGGCGCTGGTCGAACACGAGCCCGGCGTGCTTTCCGACGTCTCGGGATTGTTCTCGAGGCGGCAGTTCAACATCGAGAGTCTGACCGTCGGGCCCACTGAGGATGAAGACGAGAACCGTGCTCGAATCACGGTCGTCGTCGAGGAGCCCGATCCCGGTATCGATCAGATCAAAAAACAGCTGCGAAAGCTCGTGCCGGTGATCGCCGTGCGCGAACTCGAGCCCGACGCGATGCGCCGGGAACTCGCGTTGATCAAGGTCAACGCCGAGCGTCCGGATCAGGTCGCCGCCGTCGCAGATATGTACGGCGCGAAGACGGTCGACTCGAGTCCCGAATCAGCCACGTTCGAGGTGACGGGTGCGCGCCAGAAGATCGACGCGGCGATCGAGACGTTCACCCAATTTGGAATCCGCGAGATTTCTCGGACGGGGATGACGGCGTTGGCACGGGGCACGGACGACACGGCTGCGGCCAGTTCGACGGTATTGACCGCCGACGAGGCGAACCAACAACCGAACACACAACCACAAACTGATGACTGA
- the ilvB gene encoding biosynthetic-type acetolactate synthase large subunit: MSERATKIPPAETEAQSDDHPTEGTQTEPPEEADSDAEAAAETTPEPVTTGAQAVVRALENAGVEYAFGVQGGAIMPVYDALYDSDIYHVTMAHEQGASHAADAYGIVSGEPGVCLATSGPGATNLVTGIADADMDSDPMLALTGQVPTEFVGNDAFQETDTTGVTTPVTKDNTFSSDPDLVGSDVSEAFALAREGRPGPTLVDLPKDVTKAETDREPDAPKTPDTYEVQTNADSAIVEAAADRLESANRPVMLLGGGVIKGEASEVCREFAIEHEIPVVTTMPGIGAFPEDHELSMEMAGMHGTGYANMAITHCDTMLAIGTRFDDRLTGGIDTFAPDAEIIHVDIDPAEISKNIHADYPLIGDAETVVEQLADAVQASPQAKKWRAQCQQWKSDYSMAYDAPEDEPVQPEFVVEALDEATDDDTIVTTGVGQHQMWACQYWTYTEPRTWVSSHGLGTMGYGLPAAIGARLAADDEQTVVCIDGDGSFLMTMQGLSVAVRENLDITVAVLNNEYIGMVRQWQDAFFEGRHSASNYNWMPEFDKLAEAFGAAGFRIDDYDEVADTIEEAIAYDGPSVIDVHIDPQANVYPMVPAGGDNGQFALTEDQL; encoded by the coding sequence ATGAGCGAACGAGCAACCAAAATACCCCCAGCAGAGACGGAAGCACAGTCCGACGATCACCCCACTGAAGGGACACAGACGGAACCACCCGAGGAGGCCGACTCCGACGCCGAAGCGGCTGCGGAGACGACGCCCGAACCCGTGACGACCGGGGCGCAGGCGGTCGTTCGCGCCCTCGAGAACGCGGGCGTCGAGTACGCTTTCGGCGTGCAAGGTGGTGCGATCATGCCCGTCTACGACGCCCTGTACGATTCGGACATCTACCACGTGACGATGGCCCACGAACAGGGAGCCTCGCACGCGGCCGACGCTTACGGTATCGTCTCGGGCGAGCCGGGCGTCTGTCTGGCCACCTCTGGGCCCGGCGCGACGAACCTCGTGACGGGCATCGCGGACGCCGATATGGACTCGGATCCGATGCTCGCGCTGACGGGACAGGTTCCGACGGAGTTCGTCGGTAACGACGCGTTCCAGGAGACCGACACGACGGGCGTCACGACGCCGGTCACGAAGGACAACACGTTCTCGTCGGATCCGGATCTCGTCGGGAGCGACGTGAGCGAGGCGTTCGCGCTCGCCCGCGAAGGACGACCCGGGCCGACGCTGGTCGACCTGCCCAAGGACGTCACGAAAGCCGAGACTGACCGCGAACCCGATGCGCCGAAGACGCCCGACACCTACGAGGTCCAGACGAACGCGGATTCGGCCATCGTCGAGGCCGCAGCAGACCGCCTCGAGTCCGCGAACCGACCCGTGATGCTTCTGGGCGGCGGCGTCATCAAGGGCGAGGCCAGCGAGGTCTGTCGCGAGTTCGCGATCGAACACGAGATTCCAGTCGTCACGACGATGCCCGGAATCGGGGCGTTCCCCGAGGATCACGAACTCTCGATGGAGATGGCCGGCATGCACGGCACCGGCTACGCCAACATGGCGATTACGCACTGTGACACCATGCTGGCGATCGGAACCCGATTCGACGACCGCTTGACCGGCGGCATCGACACGTTCGCGCCCGACGCGGAGATCATCCACGTCGACATCGATCCCGCGGAGATTTCGAAGAACATCCACGCGGATTATCCGCTGATCGGGGACGCAGAAACCGTCGTCGAGCAACTGGCCGACGCCGTCCAGGCCTCACCACAGGCCAAAAAGTGGCGCGCACAGTGTCAGCAGTGGAAATCCGACTACTCGATGGCCTACGACGCACCCGAGGACGAACCGGTTCAACCGGAGTTCGTCGTCGAAGCGTTAGACGAGGCCACCGACGACGACACCATCGTCACCACCGGCGTCGGTCAACACCAGATGTGGGCCTGCCAGTACTGGACCTACACCGAGCCTCGAACGTGGGTCTCGAGTCACGGTCTCGGGACGATGGGGTACGGACTGCCAGCCGCCATCGGCGCGCGACTCGCAGCCGACGACGAGCAGACGGTCGTCTGTATCGACGGCGACGGCTCGTTCCTGATGACGATGCAGGGGCTCTCCGTGGCCGTTCGCGAGAACCTCGACATTACGGTCGCCGTGCTCAACAACGAGTACATCGGGATGGTTCGACAGTGGCAAGACGCCTTCTTCGAGGGCCGTCACTCCGCGTCGAACTACAACTGGATGCCCGAGTTCGACAAACTCGCCGAAGCGTTCGGCGCGGCCGGCTTCCGAATCGACGACTACGACGAAGTCGCCGACACGATCGAGGAGGCCATCGCGTACGACGGTCCGTCCGTGATCGACGTCCACATCGATCCGCAGGCGAACGTCTACCCGATGGTTCCGGCCGGCGGGGACAACGGTCAGTTCGCGCTGACGGAGGACCAACTATGA
- a CDS encoding homocitrate synthase/isopropylmalate synthase family protein gives MQCLHKTTRPLTPVRGVEFFQGTLDSTDEIESARVFDTTLRDGEQSPGTSFSYDDKRQIASILDDMGTHVIEAGFPVNSDAEFEAVRDIASSTQTTTCGLARVVDGDIEAALDSGVEMVHTFVSTSDVQIEDSMHATREEVAQRAVDSVERIVESGTTCMFSPMDATRTDEEFLLEVIEAVTEAGVDWINIPDTCGVATPGRFRAMIEKVSAHTDARIDVHTHDDFGLATANALAGIEAGADQAQVSVNSIGERAGNAAYEEYVMAVESLYQTDTGIDTTRITELSDIVEEKSAMGTPGNKPIVGDNAFSHESGIHAAGVIENSDTFEPGVMTPEMVGAERKLVMGKHTGTHSVRERLRERGFAPSDEQVTAVTRRVKDYGAEKRRVTVDDLERFAEEAGVDRQSEEEEEVRI, from the coding sequence ATACAATGTCTTCACAAGACAACCCGTCCTCTGACACCAGTCAGGGGGGTCGAGTTCTTCCAGGGCACGTTAGATTCCACTGACGAAATAGAGTCAGCACGTGTTTTCGATACGACCCTCCGGGACGGCGAACAGTCACCCGGTACTTCGTTCTCCTACGACGACAAACGGCAGATCGCGTCCATTCTGGACGATATGGGCACCCACGTCATCGAGGCAGGGTTCCCGGTCAACTCGGACGCCGAGTTCGAGGCCGTTCGTGATATCGCGTCATCGACCCAGACGACGACCTGCGGGTTAGCCCGTGTCGTCGACGGGGACATCGAAGCCGCACTCGATTCCGGCGTCGAAATGGTTCACACGTTCGTGAGCACCAGCGACGTTCAGATCGAGGATTCGATGCACGCGACACGGGAGGAAGTAGCACAGCGCGCAGTCGACTCCGTCGAACGCATCGTCGAGTCGGGAACGACCTGCATGTTCTCGCCGATGGATGCGACGCGGACGGACGAAGAGTTCCTGCTCGAAGTGATCGAAGCGGTCACTGAGGCAGGCGTCGACTGGATCAACATTCCGGACACCTGTGGCGTCGCCACCCCCGGTCGGTTCCGGGCCATGATCGAGAAGGTCTCTGCCCACACCGACGCGCGGATCGACGTCCACACTCACGACGACTTCGGACTGGCCACCGCAAACGCGCTGGCCGGCATCGAAGCCGGCGCGGACCAGGCGCAGGTGTCGGTCAACTCGATCGGCGAGCGGGCCGGAAACGCCGCCTACGAGGAGTACGTGATGGCCGTCGAGTCGCTCTACCAGACCGATACTGGAATCGACACGACGCGCATCACCGAACTCTCCGACATCGTCGAAGAGAAGAGTGCAATGGGAACGCCGGGCAACAAGCCCATCGTCGGCGACAACGCGTTCTCCCACGAGAGCGGGATTCACGCCGCGGGCGTGATCGAAAACTCGGACACGTTCGAACCCGGCGTCATGACGCCGGAGATGGTCGGTGCCGAACGCAAGCTCGTCATGGGCAAACACACCGGCACCCACTCGGTTCGCGAACGACTTCGCGAGCGCGGGTTCGCCCCGTCCGACGAGCAAGTCACGGCGGTCACTCGCCGAGTCAAAGATTACGGCGCTGAAAAGCGCCGGGTAACGGTGGACGACTTAGAGCGATTCGCCGAAGAAGCTGGCGTCGACCGCCAGAGCGAGGAGGAAGAGGAGGTGCGCATCTGA